One window from the genome of Eucalyptus grandis isolate ANBG69807.140 chromosome 7, ASM1654582v1, whole genome shotgun sequence encodes:
- the LOC120295867 gene encoding probable disease resistance protein At4g27220, with translation MSTDSAISIAWDVLKCLVAPLKRGFSYVMSSKSYADNLRKEVGNLEYEAERIRHAAEGAENNLRSIHGWVPEFLASAEKALIEARDLLGKFEKASKTCCHGTLPDPNCRYQFSRKAKHETDDIKNLILKNSNREISFSGPAPGNVAALIPAGREGKDVVQSTTTAASASSVDFESRDLMIRNIMDALVDNRYSVVGVHGMGGVGKSTLLVDAEKRIREKKLFDWVAKADVSQNPDIKRIQGEIAHELGLDFKKEEFVSVRAKLLCERLEAEGKTKKVLIILDNLWEQLDLKSVGIPCGHNNKVMGCKLLLTSRDQRVLRREMHCDNAFVLYGLENEEAKRLFETEVGGKVQVELEPLVEEALSICAGLPFLILAIAKLFIDTSYSECKDALKQIWNEETGEVINKTLRVSYDRIKREEAKSLLRLCVACGVSKPSLEYLVRYGMGLRLFREASSMEEARERLGSLIHTLKASSLLLEDEDGNGFKIHDLVCGFVISIASRDHPLLILKDNNKLLTELSKDKLKSCEAICFPYVKLEKLPEELDCPELQIFMLFTKNNFLEVSDSYFNSMRNLIVLNLNGIRLNRSPSPFQFLENLYTLCLDRSSLEDVAVLGKLKGLQILSLMNSEIQRLSKEIGQLVELRLLDLNHCSNLQGIVEVDESGKFEMRNMHVLKLHSLPHIKNFFIAKSAPLSSTSNNLVGTQIAFFNGQQCLGLLTFAIVLIGHMAMDIS, from the exons atgtcGACCGATTCTGCCATTTCAATTGCATGGGATGTTTTGAAGTGCTTAGTTGCTCCCCTCAAGCGTGGATTCAGCTACGTCATGTCCTCCAAGAGCTACGCCGACAATCTTCGGAAGGAAGTCGGGAATCTGGAGTACGAGGCTGAGAGGATCCGCCATGCCGCGGAAGGGGCCGAAAACAATCTACGAAGTATCCACGGATGGGTCCCGGAGTTTCTGGCAAGTGCTGAGAAGGCCTTGATAGAGGCGAGAGACCTGTTGGGCAAATTCGAAAAGGCGAGCAAGACTTGCTGCCACGGGACTCTTCCCGACCCCAATTGTCGCTATCAGTTCAGCAGGAAGGCCAAGCACGAGACCGACGACATTAAGAatctcattttgaaaaacaGTAACAGGGAGATCTCCTTCAGCGGTCCTGCTCCTGGTAATGTCGCTGCTCTAATTCCAGCTGGGAGAGAAGGCAAAGATGTCGTCCAGTCGACCACCACAGCGGCCTCCGCTTCTTCTGTCGACTTCGAATCCAGAGATTTGATGATACGGAACATCATGGACGCTCTTGTGGATAACCGCTATAGCGTGGTCGGGGTTCACGGGATGGGCGGGGTCGGCAAGTCCACCCTTTTGGTGGATGCCGAGAAGAGAATAAGGGAAAAGAAGTTGTTTGATTGGGTTGCTAAGGCCGATGTGTCGCAAAATCCAGATATCAAGAGGATTCAAGGAGAGATTGCGCACGAGTTGGGCCTGGACTTCAAGAAGGAGGAGTTTGTCAGCGTGCGCGCGAAGCTTCTGTGCGAGAGGTTGGAAGCTGAGGGGAAGACAAAAAAGGTCCTCATAATACTGGACAATCTGTGGGAGCAGCTCGACTTGAAATCAGTCGGCATTCCTTGCGGACATAACAACAAAGTTATGGGGTGCAAGTTATTGTTGACGTCAAGAGATCAACGTGTTCTGCGAAGGGAAATGCACTGTGACAATGCCTTCGTCCTTTATGGGCTGGAAAACGAAGAGGCAAAAAGACTGTTTGAGACGGAGGTGGGAGGCAAAGTTCAAGTTGAGTTAGAACCCTTGGTGGAGGAAGCACTCTCCATATGTGCAGGTTTGCCTTTTCTAATTCTCGCAATAGCGAAACTTTTTATAGACACTAGTTACTCTGAGTGTAAGGATGCTTTGAAACAAATCTGGAACGAAGAAACCGGTGAGGTGATAAATAAGACGTTGCGAGTAAGTTATGATCGTATAAAACGCGAGGAGGCGAAGTCATTGTTACGACTTTGTGTTGCTTGTGGTGTCTCTAAGCCATCTCTTGAATACTTGGTGAGGTACGGCATGGGTTTGAGGTTATTTCGAGAAGCTAGCAGCATGGAAGAAGCTAGAGAAAGGTTGGGCTCACTGATCCATACTCTGAAAGCCTCCTCTCTTTTGttagaagatgaagatggtaATGGTTTCAAGATTCATGACTTGGTTTGTGGGTTTGTTATCTCAATTGCTTCAAGGGACCACCCTCTTCTCATTTTGAAAGATAACAATAAGTTGTTGACAGAGTTGTCAAAGGATAAGCTCAAAAGTTGTGAGGCAATATGCTTTCCTTATGTTAAATTGGAGAAGCTTCCTGAAGAATTAGATTGCCCTGAATTGCAGATCTTTATGTtgttcacaaaaaataattttcttgagGTCTCAGATTCATATTTCAACTCTATGAGAAATCTCATAGTCTTAAATCTTAATGGGATACGTCTCAATCGTTCGCCTTCGCCGTTTCAATTCTTGGAGAACTTATACACTCTGTGTCTCGATCGTTCTTCGTTAGAAGATGTGGCCGTTCTTGGCAAGCTAAAAGGTTTACAAATTCTCAGCCTTATGAACTCCGAAATTCAGCGATTGTCAAAAGAAATTGGGCAATTGGTAGAGCTGAGGTTATTGGACTTGAATCATTGTTCAAATCTTCAG GGAATTGTAGAAGTTGATGAGAGTGGCAAATTTGAGATGCGTAATATGCATGTATTGAAATTGCATTCCTTGCCACATATCAAGAACTTTTTCATTGCCAAGTCGGCTCCTTTGAGTAGTACATCAAACAACCTGGTTGGCACTCAAATTGCATTCTTCAATGGACAACAG TGTTTGGGGCTTTTAACTTTCGCCATTGTTCTCATTGGACACATGGCCATGGATATCAGTTGA